One stretch of Eggerthella lenta DSM 2243 DNA includes these proteins:
- the recA gene encoding recombinase RecA yields MNEEKSKMLKLTTDQIETKFGKGSIMKFGEGGHDLNIGVIPTGALPLDAALGIGGVPRGRIVEVYGPESSGKTTLALQIIAEAQAMGGIVAFIDAEHALDPVYAARLGVDIDEVLISQPDTGEQALEICDMLVRSGAIDAVVVDSVAALVPRAEIEGEIGDTTVGLQARLMSQALRKLAGSLSKSNTTCIFINQLREKIGVMFGNPETTTGGRALKFFSSVRIDIRRIDSIKKDGEIVGNRVRAKVVKNKVAPPFRQAEFDLMYGEGISREGCIVDMAVEAGVAKKSGAWYTYGEERLGQGREAAKQTLKENPDLREELETKVRESFEIPIITRSTEEADAMSPVAKPAKKK; encoded by the coding sequence ATGAACGAAGAAAAATCGAAGATGCTCAAGCTGACCACCGATCAGATCGAGACCAAGTTCGGCAAGGGCTCCATCATGAAGTTCGGCGAGGGCGGCCACGACCTCAACATCGGGGTCATCCCGACCGGCGCGCTGCCGCTCGACGCGGCGCTCGGCATAGGCGGCGTGCCGCGCGGCCGCATCGTGGAGGTGTACGGCCCTGAATCGAGCGGCAAGACCACGCTCGCGCTGCAGATCATCGCGGAGGCTCAGGCCATGGGCGGCATCGTGGCCTTCATCGACGCCGAGCACGCGCTCGATCCCGTCTATGCCGCGCGCCTGGGCGTCGATATCGACGAAGTGCTCATCTCGCAGCCCGACACCGGCGAGCAGGCGCTGGAGATCTGCGACATGCTGGTGCGCTCGGGCGCCATCGACGCCGTGGTCGTCGACTCGGTGGCCGCGCTCGTGCCCCGCGCCGAGATCGAAGGCGAGATCGGCGACACCACGGTGGGCCTACAGGCGCGCCTCATGTCGCAGGCGCTGCGCAAGCTGGCGGGCTCTCTGTCGAAGTCGAACACCACGTGCATCTTCATCAACCAGCTGCGCGAGAAGATCGGCGTGATGTTCGGCAACCCGGAGACCACGACGGGCGGCCGCGCCCTCAAGTTCTTCTCCAGCGTGCGCATCGACATCCGCCGCATCGACTCCATCAAGAAGGACGGCGAGATCGTGGGCAACCGCGTGCGCGCCAAGGTGGTCAAGAACAAGGTGGCCCCGCCGTTCCGCCAGGCCGAGTTCGACCTCATGTACGGCGAGGGCATCTCGCGCGAGGGCTGCATCGTGGACATGGCCGTCGAGGCGGGGGTCGCCAAGAAGAGCGGCGCCTGGTACACCTACGGCGAGGAGCGTCTCGGCCAAGGGCGCGAGGCGGCGAAGCAGACGCTCAAGGAGAACCCGGACCTGCGCGAGGAACT